Proteins encoded within one genomic window of Neoarius graeffei isolate fNeoGra1 chromosome 18, fNeoGra1.pri, whole genome shotgun sequence:
- the soul5l gene encoding heme-binding protein 2 has protein sequence MFVCEKRQIVLLKNRDSRFLLRCIVSFVLLLLAESEVGPSDFLSSYCTESKECLQFQLVCQTEEYEVRHYSPTRWVSTDAEAYLMGVGAAMAFRRLYQYITGTNQAGIQMEMAAPVLVEVPEETHTWEPALYTLSFLLPSVFQREHPPAPTNDKLYFTEMPEMDVYVRSYGGWMLSVSSRLHTHLLTKELQRVNANYNRTHHYAVGYDSPLKLLHRHNEVWYVVNGEPVCNGTMDKPTQITTANTANAISANSPDTTDPTATE, from the exons ATGTTCGTGTGTGAGAAGAGACAGATTGTGCTGCTGAAGAACAGAGACTCGAG GTTTCTTCTCCGCTGTATCGTCTCTTTCGTTCTTCTGCTGCTGGCTGAGAGTGAAGTGGG cCCGAGTGATTTCCTGAGCAGTTACTGTACCGAGTCTAAAGAGTGCCTGCAGTTTCAGCTGGTCTGCCAGACGGAGGAGTATGAA gtgCGACACTACTCTCCGACTCGGTGGGTGTCGACTGATGCTGAAGCTTATCTCATGGGCGTTGGAGCAGCAATGGCCTTCAGACGCCTTTACCAGTACATCACTGGAACTAAccaagcag gtaTTCAGATGGAGATGGCCGCTCCAGTTCTAGTTGAAGTACCAGAAGAGACCCACACATGGGAGCCGGCTCTCTACACCCTGAGCTTCCTGCTCCCTTCAGTGTTCCAACGTGAGCATCCACCTGCCCCGACCAACGACAAG ctgtATTTTACAGAGATGCCTGAGATGGATGTGTATGTGAGGAGTTATGGTGGATGGATGCTCTCTGTCTCGTCTCGACTCCacacacaccttctgaccaaagaGCTACAGAGAGTTAATGCTAACTACAACCGCACACACCACTACGCTGTAGGCtatgacag tcctcTGAAACTCTTACACAGACATAATGAGGTGTGGTACGTGGTGAACGGTGAGCCAGTGTGCAACGGAACGATGGATAAACCCACTCAGATCACCACTGCTAATACTGCTAATGCCATCAGCGCTAATTCTCCTGATACTACTGATCCTACTGCTACTGAATAA